In Gadus chalcogrammus isolate NIFS_2021 chromosome 13, NIFS_Gcha_1.0, whole genome shotgun sequence, a single genomic region encodes these proteins:
- the zhx3a gene encoding zinc fingers and homeoboxes protein 3 isoform X2, with product MASKRKSTVPCMIPSKSKHMREEIIMGCLPDLLPTIPEDSILSISGDGSGHNQHTSPKPPEINRGQKGGTYSCSNCRFESRDLNYFLDHMHNCHIDFRAQPTFYCLNCGVSVVRFEALALHNAKAHRGIMQGSITASLQVNKRDGLTTVEQSLFTESGEDYRESGLSLTKTPIAKMMKTKGEHKKIVVSHTVEVRKIDTGKDVDLNMLTNVPELQNGALNVSGAPAMSRTTVTRVTTTTSNQVFHQQTPPLYSSHSSNSFKDLPKVMIPLSSIPTYHAAMDTSSFLKTSFGKFPYPTKAELCYLTVVSEFPEEQIKLWFTAQRLKQGISWSPEEIEEARRKMFNTVFQGQPQQKQPVVPQHASHMVTHRTVTSQPALLGPVGPHYPMPNIPFGSLRNRSTGVITTQANMSTNPKVTRVTYSAPAYPPKFPSVVRTAQVLSKNTHLPPLEPTKNNGLDMAGGSVCVSSTSSSRSSSSSSCSSSSSISSYSSCSNGGETGKKKHVNGNSPTNGMVTCSNNTSNNEEHGSNTHVKMDTIPMEMEGGATTKSKVIVNNTSITDIPCNTYNNNSTMTQHEQSRFTKPNGDCNNYTNQHTKNGSISSDCPSTTGNDSVPDFPNHATSNSPNESTSTTVITKSCSSLSPLEEGPFTKDFPIKGMSILQQLIKDDPPEQDPCCPEVKFDPIQINLKKQKMNDLEPKSDMDIFAPLTMNPVTFDSPLSQPSFPSPWGNMTPHQVHILRQVFCGTPWPSSQQYEDLSIMTGLPKSEVVRWFSDSRYIHKNSQRKWLESYQRLPMESEEANARGEANGQTPMDPLMVRRNSPEQDKTMHNEGAGAGINLCQREVWQDAYSPLLGLMGSAEAGDRGRPGTSVPPGVLQDTWLESVKDHPQPMANQSFMEQQTDASQAR from the coding sequence ATGGCTAGCAAGAGGAAGTCCACTGTGCCCTGCATGATACCATCCAAATCCAAGCACATGCGTGAGGAGATCATAATGGGCTGCCTGCCAGATCTCCTGCCCACAATCCCAGAAGATAGCATACTCAGCATCTCTGGAGACGGGTCCGGCCACAACCAACACACGTCCCCCAAACCACCCGAAATCAACAGGGGACAGAAAGGGGGCACGTACAGTTGCTCAAACTGTCGGTTTGAGTCCAGAGACCTGAACTACTTTCTGGACCACATGCATAATTGCCACATAGACTTCAGAGCACAGCCCACCTTCTACTGCCTCAACTGCGGGGTATCAGTTGTGCGTTTTGAGGCCCTGGCTCTGCATAACGCTAAGGCCCACAGAGGAATAATGCAAGGCTCCATCACAGCCTCCCTCCAAGTCAACAAGAGGGACGGGTTGACCACCGTGGAGCAAAGTCTCTTCACTGAAAGTGGGGAAGACTACAGAGAGTCTGGGCTGTCTCTCACCAAAACACCCATTGCAAAGATGATGAAAACCAAGGGAGAGCACAAAAAGATAGTGGTTTCCCACACTGTGGAGGTACGAAAGATAGACACTGGAAAGGATGTAGACCTCAACATGCTGACAAATGTGCCTGAACTCCAAAACGGGGCTCTCAATGTTTCTGGTGCCCCAGCTATGTCGAGGACTACCGTCACCCGCGTGACCACGACGACGTCCAATCAAGTCTTTCACCAGCAGACGCCTCCCCTTTACTCCTCCCATTCCTCCAATTCCTTTAAAGACCTTCCAAAGGTGATGATCCCTCTAAGCAGCATCCCGACCTACCATGCCGCCATGGACACCAGCAGCTTCCTGAAGACATCCTTTGGCAAGTTCCCCTATCCGACCAAAGCAGAGCTCTGCTATCTGACGGTGGTCTCAGAGTTCCCAGAGGAGCAGATCAAGTTGTGGTTCACCGCCCAGCGGCTCAAGCAGGGTATCAGCTGGTCTCCTGAGGAGATTGAAGAGGCCAGGAGGAAGATGTTCAACACTGTTTTCCAGGGCCAGCCACAGCAGAAGCAGCCGGTAGTGCCACAGCATGCCAGTCACATGGTCACCCACCGCACCGTCACCTCCCAGCCTGCCCTATTGGGCCCAGTAGGACCACACTACCCCATGCCCAATATCCCCTTCGGCAGTTTAAGGAATCGATCCACCGGGGTCATTACCACACAAGCTAACATGTCCACCAACCCCAAGGTCACGAGGGTCACCTACTCTGCTCCAGCCTACCCCCCAAAGTTTCCATCTGTTGTTAGAACGGCGCAGGTGCTGAGCAAGAACACCCACCTACCACCGCTTGAGCCAACTAAGAACAATGGCCTGGACATGGCTGGAGGCAGTGTCTGCGTCAGTAGCACTAGCAGCAGtcgcagcagtagcagcagcagttgcagcagtagcagcagcatcagcagttATTCCAGTTGTAGTAACGGCGGGGAAACTGGAAAAAAGAAGCACGTGAACGGCAACAGCCCCACTAACGGAATGGTTACCTGCTCTAACAACACGAGCAATAATGAGGAGCACGGCAGCAACACGCACGTCAAAATGGACACTATACCCATGGAGATGGAAGGTGGTGCCACTACCAAGAGTAAAGTGATTGTGAATAACACCAGCATAACTGACATCCCCTGCAACACctataacaacaacagcactaTGACTCAACACGAGCAGTCCCGGTTCACAAAGCCTAATGGCGACTGCAATAACTATACGAACCAACACACCAAAAACGGCAGTATAAGTAGTGATTGCCCCAGCACTACAGGTAACGACAGTGTTCCCGACTTCCCCAACCATGCAACCAGCAACTCCCCAAACGAAAGCACCAGCACCACTGTCATTACCAAGAGCTGCAGCAGCCTGTCGCCTCTGGAGGAGGGCCCGTTCACCAAGGACTTCCCCATCAAAGGCATGTCGATCCTGCAGCAACTCATCAAGGACGACCCCCCTGAGCAGGACCCGTGCTGTCCAGAGGTGAAGTTCGATCCCATCCAGATCAACCTGAAGAAACAGAAGATGAACGACCTGGAGCCTAAGTCAGATATGGATATTTTTGCGCCTTTAACAATGAACCCAGTTACATTCGACAGTCCCCTATCACAGCCGTCCTTTCCATCCCCCTGGGGCAATATGACCCCTCACCAGGTGCACATCCTCCGGCAAGTGTTCTGCGGCACACCCTGGCCCAGCAGCCAGCAGTACGAGGACCTAAGCATCATGACTGGCCTGCCCAAGTCAGAGGTGGTGCGTTGGTTCAGCGACAGCCGCTACATCCACAAGAACAGCCAGCGGAAGTGGCTGGAGAGCTACCAGCGCCTGCCAATGGAGTCGGAGGAGGCCAACGCCCGCGGAGAGGCTAACGGCCAGACGCCAATGGACCCACTGATGGTGCGGAGGAATTCCCCGGAGCAAGACAAGACCATGCACAACGAGGGAGCGGGAGCAGGCATCAACCTGTGTCAGCGCGAGGTGTGGCAGGATGCATACTCCCCGCTGCTCGGCCTGATGGGCTCCGCAGAGGCCGGGGACCGAGGGAGGCCCGGGACATCAGTGCCACCTGGGGTCCTGCAGGACACTTGGTTGGAGAGCGTCAAGGACCACCCGCAGCCAATGGCCAACCAGTCCTTCATGGAGCAGCAGACGGATGCCAGCCAGGCCAGGTAG
- the fam83d gene encoding protein FAM83D, producing MMAALSQCLEDSPAKWATKKTNDLNLQELYNESHRLALEELVSCGTDKFIDFLKKERIPNFISDEEIQRLVRSAVVPRCHSIHGDDFEQSVSSSMDCSSVTYFPEISDVDPPLLEVGWPAFTTGSYRGVTRAVAHFQPSYGECIYSCKEAARRMIKSAKEVIAIVTDSLTDLDIFKDLQEACTRRNVPVYVLLDQTSVSAFLKMCNDIGIRLDDLRQMRVRSLRGTTYYLRSGASISGKVHERFMLIDGNRVATGSYRFNWTDGRLNSSNLVELSGQITEKFDEEFRILYAQSLPLSTPAPPRARTSGGHERLLLLKHTNAMSSPHSARAGAGAHMLFLTSTPGREPRALAPDGQPPRDPLTGEAGSGSSVLGDEWAENQPQHIEEMPEIHSEPPTAPTPDAPSEVATQARCVMVDCGSQTDPRGLGHPNGPHHAPENTVAPSPTAEPSTTTATTANREPTTSPTPYPAGSPPRGLGPVSPTRRVSGPRSPVVTRDPAAGPNADASLRDCFTKLSRERQLHYSSIRSRLESMVSVLSQRRELADVTNVSHTTAAAAVRPRAQRECGKEQSAGMLPGEHVSVGTWPRARCLH from the exons ATGATGGCGGCCTTGTCGCAATGTTTAGAAGATTCACCCGCAAAGTGGGCTACCAAAAAGACAAACGATTTGAATCTCCAAGAGTTGTACAACGAAAGTCACCGACTTGCTTTGGAGGAGCTTGTTTCCTGCGGGACGGACAAGTTTATAGACTTTCTCAAAAAAGAGAGAATTCCCAACTTCATCTCGGATGAGGAAATACAGCGGTTAGTGCGGAGTGCTGTGGTCCCTCGGTGCCACTCGATCCACGGGGATGACTTTGAGCAGTCAGTTAGCAGTTCAATGGACTGCTCCTCCGTTACATATTTCCCCGAGATCTCCGATGTTGACCCCCCGCTGTTGGAAGTCGGCTGGCCAGCTTTTACTACAGGCTCCTACCGAGGAGTTACCCgtgctgttgcacattttcagCCAAGCTACGGAGAGTGCATTTATAGCTGCAAGGAAGCTGCACGACGAATGATTAAAAGTGCAAAAGAG GTGATTGCCATAGTTACCGACTCACTCACAGACCTGGATATCTTCAAAGATCTTCAGGAGGCATGCACCCGCCGAAATGTGCCAGTCTACGTCCTCCTCGACCAAACCAGCGTTTCTGCCTTCCTGAAGATGTGCAACGATATCGGCATCCGTTTGGACGACCTGCGG CAAATGAGGGTGCGATCTCTCCGTGGCACAACATATTACCTGAGATCTGGAGCCAGTATATCTGGAAAGGTCCACGAGCGCTTCATGCTTATTGATGGAAACCGCGTGGCAACCGGTTCCTACAG GTTCAACTGGACCGACGGGCGCCTGAACAGCAGCAACCTGGTGGAGCTCTCTGGCCAGATCACAGAGAAATTCGACGAGGAGTTCCGCATCCTCTACGCCCAGTCGCTGCCCCTCAGCACCCCGGCCCCCCCAAGGGCGCGCACCAGCGGCGGGCAcgagcgcctcctcctcctcaaacacaCCAACGCCATGTCCTCCCCGCACAGCGCCAGAGCCGGAGCCGGCGCACACATGCTGTTCCTGACCAGCACGCCTGGTCGAGAGCCGCGGGCCCTGGCGCCGGACGGCCAGCCCCCCCGTGACCCCCTGACCGGAGAGGCCGGGTCAGGCTCCTCCGTGCTCGGGGATGAGTGGGCGGAGAACCAGCCGCAGCACATTGAGGAGATGCCAGAGATCCACAGCGAGCCTCCAACCGCCCCGACGCCAGATGCCCCCAGCGAGGTCGCCACCCAGGCTCGCTGTGTCATGGTGGACTGTGGCTCTCAGACCGACCCCAGGGGCCTCGGCCACCCGAACGGCCCTCACCACGCACCAGAGAACACTGTTGCTCCATCGCCCACCGCCGAGCCATCCACGACCACCGCCACAACAGCCAACCGCGAGCCAACAACGAGCCCCACCCCGTACCCAGCCGGTTCTCCCCCCAGGGGGCTCGGCCCCGTCTCCCCAACCCGGCGGGTGTCGGGACCCCGGTCTCCGGTCGTGACCCGCGACCCAGCAGCAGGTCCTAACGCCGACGCCAGCCTCCGGGACTGCTTCACCAAGCTTAGCAGAGAGCGCCAGCTCCACTACTCGTCCATCCGCAGCAGGCTGGAGAGCATGGTGAGCGTGTTGTCCCAGAGGAGGGAGCTGGCGGATGTCACCAACGTCAGCCACACCACAGCCGCGGCAGCAGTGAGGCCCAGGGCCCAGCGAGAGTGTGGGAAGGAGCAGAGTGCCGGGATGCTGCCTGGGGAACATGTGAGCGTGGGCACTTGGCCAAGAGCCAGATGTCTCCACTAA
- the zhx3a gene encoding zinc fingers and homeoboxes protein 2 isoform X1 has translation MASKRKSTVPCMIPSKSKHMREEIIMGCLPDLLPTIPEDSILSISGDGSGHNQHTSPKPPEINRGQKGGTYSCSNCRFESRDLNYFLDHMHNCHIDFRAQPTFYCLNCGVSVVRFEALALHNAKAHRGIMQGSITASLQVNKRDGLTTVEQSLFTESGEDYRESGLSLTKTPIAKMMKTKGEHKKIVVSHTVEVRKIDTGKDVDLNMLTNVPELQNGALNVSGAPAMSRTTVTRVTTTTSNQVFHQQTPPLYSSHSSNSFKDLPKVMIPLSSIPTYHAAMDTSSFLKTSFGKFPYPTKAELCYLTVVSEFPEEQIKLWFTAQRLKQGISWSPEEIEEARRKMFNTVFQGQPQQKQPVVPQHASHMVTHRTVTSQPALLGPVGPHYPMPNIPFGSLRNRSTGVITTQANMSTNPKVTRVTYSAPAYPPKFPSVVRTAQVLSKNTHLPPLEPTKNNGLDMAGGSVCVSSTSSSRSSSSSSCSSSSSISSYSSCSNGGETGKKKHVNGNSPTNGMVTCSNNTSNNEEHGSNTHVKMDTIPMEMEGGATTKSKVIVNNTSITDIPCNTYNNNSTMTQHEQSRFTKPNGDCNNYTNQHTKNGSISSDCPSTTGNDSVPDFPNHATSNSPNESTSTTVITKSCSSLSPLEEGPFTKDFPIKGMSILQQLIKDDPPEQDPCCPEVKFDPIQINLKKQKMNDLEPKSDMDIFAPLTMNPVTFDSPLSQPSFPSPWGNMTPHQVHILRQVFCGTPWPSSQQYEDLSIMTGLPKSEVVRWFSDSRYIHKNSQRKWLESYQRLPMESEEANARGEANGQTPMDPLMVRRNSPEQDKTMHNEGAGAGINLCQREVWQDAYSPLLGLMGSAEAGDRGRPGTSVPPGVLQDTWLESVKDHPQPMANQSFMEQQTDASQARDRLRMELLEV, from the exons ATGGCTAGCAAGAGGAAGTCCACTGTGCCCTGCATGATACCATCCAAATCCAAGCACATGCGTGAGGAGATCATAATGGGCTGCCTGCCAGATCTCCTGCCCACAATCCCAGAAGATAGCATACTCAGCATCTCTGGAGACGGGTCCGGCCACAACCAACACACGTCCCCCAAACCACCCGAAATCAACAGGGGACAGAAAGGGGGCACGTACAGTTGCTCAAACTGTCGGTTTGAGTCCAGAGACCTGAACTACTTTCTGGACCACATGCATAATTGCCACATAGACTTCAGAGCACAGCCCACCTTCTACTGCCTCAACTGCGGGGTATCAGTTGTGCGTTTTGAGGCCCTGGCTCTGCATAACGCTAAGGCCCACAGAGGAATAATGCAAGGCTCCATCACAGCCTCCCTCCAAGTCAACAAGAGGGACGGGTTGACCACCGTGGAGCAAAGTCTCTTCACTGAAAGTGGGGAAGACTACAGAGAGTCTGGGCTGTCTCTCACCAAAACACCCATTGCAAAGATGATGAAAACCAAGGGAGAGCACAAAAAGATAGTGGTTTCCCACACTGTGGAGGTACGAAAGATAGACACTGGAAAGGATGTAGACCTCAACATGCTGACAAATGTGCCTGAACTCCAAAACGGGGCTCTCAATGTTTCTGGTGCCCCAGCTATGTCGAGGACTACCGTCACCCGCGTGACCACGACGACGTCCAATCAAGTCTTTCACCAGCAGACGCCTCCCCTTTACTCCTCCCATTCCTCCAATTCCTTTAAAGACCTTCCAAAGGTGATGATCCCTCTAAGCAGCATCCCGACCTACCATGCCGCCATGGACACCAGCAGCTTCCTGAAGACATCCTTTGGCAAGTTCCCCTATCCGACCAAAGCAGAGCTCTGCTATCTGACGGTGGTCTCAGAGTTCCCAGAGGAGCAGATCAAGTTGTGGTTCACCGCCCAGCGGCTCAAGCAGGGTATCAGCTGGTCTCCTGAGGAGATTGAAGAGGCCAGGAGGAAGATGTTCAACACTGTTTTCCAGGGCCAGCCACAGCAGAAGCAGCCGGTAGTGCCACAGCATGCCAGTCACATGGTCACCCACCGCACCGTCACCTCCCAGCCTGCCCTATTGGGCCCAGTAGGACCACACTACCCCATGCCCAATATCCCCTTCGGCAGTTTAAGGAATCGATCCACCGGGGTCATTACCACACAAGCTAACATGTCCACCAACCCCAAGGTCACGAGGGTCACCTACTCTGCTCCAGCCTACCCCCCAAAGTTTCCATCTGTTGTTAGAACGGCGCAGGTGCTGAGCAAGAACACCCACCTACCACCGCTTGAGCCAACTAAGAACAATGGCCTGGACATGGCTGGAGGCAGTGTCTGCGTCAGTAGCACTAGCAGCAGtcgcagcagtagcagcagcagttgcagcagtagcagcagcatcagcagttATTCCAGTTGTAGTAACGGCGGGGAAACTGGAAAAAAGAAGCACGTGAACGGCAACAGCCCCACTAACGGAATGGTTACCTGCTCTAACAACACGAGCAATAATGAGGAGCACGGCAGCAACACGCACGTCAAAATGGACACTATACCCATGGAGATGGAAGGTGGTGCCACTACCAAGAGTAAAGTGATTGTGAATAACACCAGCATAACTGACATCCCCTGCAACACctataacaacaacagcactaTGACTCAACACGAGCAGTCCCGGTTCACAAAGCCTAATGGCGACTGCAATAACTATACGAACCAACACACCAAAAACGGCAGTATAAGTAGTGATTGCCCCAGCACTACAGGTAACGACAGTGTTCCCGACTTCCCCAACCATGCAACCAGCAACTCCCCAAACGAAAGCACCAGCACCACTGTCATTACCAAGAGCTGCAGCAGCCTGTCGCCTCTGGAGGAGGGCCCGTTCACCAAGGACTTCCCCATCAAAGGCATGTCGATCCTGCAGCAACTCATCAAGGACGACCCCCCTGAGCAGGACCCGTGCTGTCCAGAGGTGAAGTTCGATCCCATCCAGATCAACCTGAAGAAACAGAAGATGAACGACCTGGAGCCTAAGTCAGATATGGATATTTTTGCGCCTTTAACAATGAACCCAGTTACATTCGACAGTCCCCTATCACAGCCGTCCTTTCCATCCCCCTGGGGCAATATGACCCCTCACCAGGTGCACATCCTCCGGCAAGTGTTCTGCGGCACACCCTGGCCCAGCAGCCAGCAGTACGAGGACCTAAGCATCATGACTGGCCTGCCCAAGTCAGAGGTGGTGCGTTGGTTCAGCGACAGCCGCTACATCCACAAGAACAGCCAGCGGAAGTGGCTGGAGAGCTACCAGCGCCTGCCAATGGAGTCGGAGGAGGCCAACGCCCGCGGAGAGGCTAACGGCCAGACGCCAATGGACCCACTGATGGTGCGGAGGAATTCCCCGGAGCAAGACAAGACCATGCACAACGAGGGAGCGGGAGCAGGCATCAACCTGTGTCAGCGCGAGGTGTGGCAGGATGCATACTCCCCGCTGCTCGGCCTGATGGGCTCCGCAGAGGCCGGGGACCGAGGGAGGCCCGGGACATCAGTGCCACCTGGGGTCCTGCAGGACACTTGGTTGGAGAGCGTCAAGGACCACCCGCAGCCAATGGCCAACCAGTCCTTCATGGAGCAGCAGACGGATGCCAGCCAGGCCAG ggatCGCCTGAGGATGGAGTTGCTAGAGGTGTGA